Genomic DNA from Coffea arabica cultivar ET-39 chromosome 7e, Coffea Arabica ET-39 HiFi, whole genome shotgun sequence:
ACCTGTTACCAGTCAATCTGTTACAGGTGAAGTGTTCTATTAACTAGGCATGTTTCGTTGTCAATTCTAGCGCAATGCTGAATTGTGTTCTTGCCTCTCGCAGTCAAGACAGACTATGCAGATGAGAGGCTGCAGGCATTGACAGAGAATGACAAGCGTTTATACACCGATGCAGGACTATTAAGAACTGCACAGCAACCGACGTGTCCTAAAAGTCTGAATCCAGCAAATGCCATTAACAAGATGAAGACCAGACATCTGGAAGATATACCAGTTGAAGAAGGTGAAGATAAACCTCAGCCTTCTCCTATTCTACAGGCCTTATCATGCGTCTTCTCAACCATTGAAGCTCAGATGAAAAATATGTGTTATGCTAATCAACTACAAAGTAGGTGGTATCAGTCTACACTTGATGATCTAGTTCTGGAAATAGTTGGGTTGGAATAAGCTTTGACTTAATTGACTTCTGTCCCATTGAACATGCATGTGAAGGCGAGTTTGAGTTTGACCTCTGTCAGCCAAATACCAAAAAGACTAaccgaaaaacaagaaagaaaaatcaatcaatttaGTCGAATGGGAATCATCAAAATAACTCATAAAGTCCAACAATGAACGCTAAGGGTCTTTCTATGTAATACTGAATTATGGGTTCTCAATATTCCCATTTACATTGTCATGGAAGGGATAATGCAAAacaagttttctttttttctcgtTAATATTTTTCCACATAACCAAAAATAATGATAAATCTACTACACGCTCTTAAAGTTGGATGCATGAATACATGTAAAATTTATATGTGAAATTAGTTGTCATCCAACGATAATAGTATAAACTGTATATAAATTGTCAGCATACATAAAATTAACTCTAAAAATGATGCTAATTTAGATATTGATAGATTCGCATCCTCATTGGTGCCATTCTTTTGAGGAAGTGCATGAAATTAGAAGCTAAAAACTTTGCTATTGACATTGCACATCATTCAACTACTGTATTAGGCAAATATTCTAGGACCTAAAATAATAAATAGGCATCACCTCCTCTTGAAGATAATAACTATCTATCTAAATTTCATCGAAGTTTCTAAATCTTTTTGTCCTTAACAAACTACTGATATTTTTCTTAACCTAAAAATCAGGGCACATTTTCTACTAGAGGATTATCCACAATGTACTCTTCTAATAAAATTGACGTGGAAACGAATATACTACTCTCTTTCAACCCGCAAGCATAACCCGGCCTACTTCCTGGTCTTACCAAATACTACCAGGCTCAGAGAGGGAAAAGAGCTTGGacaaaaagaaactaaaacgACGTCGTCAAGGAGCGGTACCTTCTTCACATGCCCATGAACCCCGTCTTTTCACTCATAAAACCCACTTCAAATTCATTTCTCTTTCTCACAAAATTTACtgcaaaataaagaaaacgCCACTTACCCATGTGCCAAATTTGTAAAAGAAAgtagaaaattgagaggaaaaaggtCAATGTCAATGTCAAGGGTTATCTTCCCCTCCTTAAGAAATCGCTCTGCAGCATCCTTTAATACTCTGAAAAGGTATAACCATCACGTATCTATGTTGttttttggcatatttggatagatttttttttgtgggcATAGTTTATTTTCATGTTTAAGCATGTGGGCTTTGTTTAGTAATTTATTTCAGGtgattatttttgtttgtttgattacTCTGCAATTCAACTCTTTAGTTTTCTTCTGGGTTGAGTTTAATTTTCAAGCTTTTCTGAAATTTCCTTAATGCATTATGGCCAAGGAGGAGTTTGCAAAGTCTCGTTGGAGATGGGCTCATTTAGATTTTTAGTCGATTTTTCTTAGCTTGAGCTGTTGAAAATGTGAAATGGTAAATCTGAAATAATGGAGGCTTAGAACATACTAAATAGCATGTATATTATGAGGTTTGTTCGTTTGATTTAGAAGAGTATGAGATTCCAAAGCAGTATTCTGCATGACTTGTTGGGCAATGTGATTATTCTGCATGACTTCATTGTTCTGCCAATCCTTGAACGTTTGCTATATTTACTGATCGAATCAACATAAGAGATTTACAATCGATTATGTAAAAATATTCATTACCCTTATTCTCTCTGTGTAGATTATAGATATCAAAGTTTTATGGTCTGTGCGGTAAGATTGAGAGACATGAAAGcatatttcatttcaatgatAATGAATGCGTTTAAGGAGGATATCCAGTACTTATCATGTTAGGCATTTTggcagtgattttttttttttattattatctctCTGGTGATATATCACAGAGGAGGTGGATTATTGTCAAGATATGTAGAAATAAACTGATGATGAATTTAGTGTTAGTGGACTTGAATAAGAAATGGAGTATTTTATTACTGGTCAGGTTGTCAGCTTTAAAAGCTATCGTGCTGAAGGATGTCAGATGGATGGCTAGAAATTGCCATTTCCTGTTTAAGTTGCTGATGAAGGTTCTTTGTGGAGGCAGAGACCAACTTACTTGGTTTTTCTGGGATATCATCAGAAATTTCATTTTGCCAGTAATTTTACTAAATTTTTGCATGACCTGGATGAGCAAGTTTCTTATGGTTCAATCGGAACATTTCAAAACACGTTGAACTACTATGGGAGACTTCTGCAGGATATTGAAGAGAGAATACAACTCTCTGGGTAGAGATGTCCCTCTGATTCACCATTATTCCTGTTCTCGTGATTTAGTACGCACAAATTTTCATCTATATATAAAGCTTGAATGTTTTAAGACTTGGACTTGAGGCTTTTGGTTTTAATGAGGAACCTATGCATTGTTTTTTGTGTATGTACGTGACTACTTTTTCACTGTACAATCTTGCTTCTGACATTGATGGCGTGTCAATTTGTTGATGCATGTTCATGCATATATTCAAATTGAGTTCAATTGACTTTTGTTTATACAGTTGGGGCTCAGTATGTGCAAGAAAAGTGAAATAGTCTAATCTTGAGGATGTTTGTTAGAGTTATTCAAATGAGACAAAATGTTGTGGCAGAATGAAGTTGTAAAACATAAATCCTCATCTAAGCTTGcaattcttcttttccttcctgggatctctccctctctctctctctcacacacacacacatacagaCACACTTGCCATTTTGCACACACAGTCTGACCAACCCTGAACCTCCTTGGCACATTAAAGCTAATGATATTGTTTCTTTTTATACTGCTGCAGGTTTATTCCCTGTAAGAGTTTCCACTCTGGCAGATGTTTGCAATCAGCAAAGAGCGCAAACTCTCCTCCTTTATTGCCTCCAAAAACCACGACCTCTCATTCCTGGAGACCTTATATAGTTGTATGCTAATTAACTTGCTCTTTGCTTTGAAAACCTTTTATGACTGaactttcttgctttcttttaaTTCTCCAGCTCACACATCTTTTTATTAGTTTGTTTCTTCCCTGCCATTTTATTCACTTAGTCTTAGTTTGTCTTTTGCAGCCTGGTGCTGTTTTGGCTGGAGTTGGTGGTCTGGCATTTTTTCTTCACTACAATGACGAGAGGAGGGCCATCCCTAAAGGTTATATTACTTCCACATTGTAATCACTTAGAAGTCAGAAACTGAAGTTCTTCTCGTGCATTTTATGAAATACTTGCCAAAGGATTTGTATAGCTCGCTAGGTGTTAGTATTGCAGTTGTAACTGTTGACCAAAAAAGGTATACatttgtttgtgtgtgtgcgtgagagagtgtgtgtgagagagagagagagggacaGATTGTGTATGCtcgctctttctctctctctctctctattggTTGTTTACCCATCTTTGCACGGTGTACAACACATTcacaaactctctctctctctctctctctcatagtTTATCTCTTCTATTTGCATAGTTGAACTCTGAGGGCTGTGATGAACGTGTCAAATTTCTATTTGTTATTTAGGTTGTAAGCTAGTTTAGTGATGAGTTATGGTTATGGGGAATTTTTGGGAAGTTTGTTGATGATGACCTGCAACTGGGACAAGTGATGATTTGGCCGGTATCTGTTGGCTTTTCTGAAGGGAGGCTTTAGGTATGTTGCAATCTGTTTTAACAATAGGTGATCTGGAGATTGGGACTGATCTGACTTTTGCACCTGTaatttttttctgaaatttcaatTTGCTCCCTCAATATTTCAAATGCATTGGCCTTGCTGTTATTATAAAGTTTCATGGACCATAAGATCATCATACAATTTCATTATTCTGAACTTTTGATGGAACCGAGTAAGTTGGAAACGAAATTATCAAGTAAACAAATTGGTTGGAAATCAATCTTGACCCATAGATGGGATGGTAAACTAGCTCAGAATAGGCTCATAATGCTTCTTACCGTTATTTATACTATCTGTTCACATATCAGTTGGAGTTTAGAATTTGTCTCCCATTCATGAGAAACTTTGGTTGCTGGGGATCTAACTTATAAATCACATATTGTGGTATTATATCAGTTTGAGCACATATTTCCAGGTTATGTAGATAAACATCAGATCCTTGTGCATAAGCAGTTGATGCAGATATTTATCAAAATCGTCTTTCCGTTTGTTTGAATCAGGCCAGGGTGAAAAGTTTGAAAGAAGTTCCATTGAAGGGCCAATAATTGGTGGTCCTTTCAGTCTAATTGATACTGAAGGTCAGGTGGTCACAGAAAAGAAGCTTCTGGGTAACTGGGTTCTTCTCTACTTCGATTATACTTCTTCTCCTGATGTTGGGCCAGCGGAAGTTCAAAAGATGGCCAAGGCTATTGACATTCTAGGTTGTATTCTTTTACTTGTACTTTTATTGaattattatattttgaaaGACGTTAACCGCTAAACTTTTGTATTCTTGTTGTTACAAGATTCTAAACAGAATCTCAGGGTTCTACCCATATTTGTTACACTGGATCCTCAACGTGATACCCCTTCCCAACTGCATGCTTATCTTAGAGGTGAGTTTTTCctgtttgtattttttttttgctgttgCTATATTCCATTCCTTGAGCTTGATAAAGTTGTTTGTATTCTGCCATGAAGGTCTATTAATGTGCTGTTAATGATTAAGCTCCATGTATTCTACTTGTGTTAAAACTCAATTGCAGAGTTTGACCAAAGAATTGTGGGACTGACGGGACCAGTTGCAGCTATTAGGCAGATGGCACAAGAATACAGAGTGTATTTCAGGAAAGTTGATGAAGAAGCAGACGATTATCTTGTTGAGTCTTCCCACAACATGTATGCATCGGGGTTTCCTTCCTCTTTCCTGACCATCTGTGTTGTTTGTCTATTGTTTTCTTTTCAGTCTTTATGACGTTCTTAATGAGTCCAAAAGTTCGACAAAGTTAACATCAATAAACCTCAAACAGGTACTTGTTGAATCCAAAAATGCAAGTAGTAAAATGCTTTGGAGTGGAATACAATGCAGAGGAATTGTCAGAAGCCATATTCAAGGAGCTGAAGAAAACTATAACATAGTCATTCTGATGCATTCTTTTTGCGTAGGAGGAACATCTGACTTGGATAGCAATCTACTTGTCTTCTCTTGCTCAGTTGAAAGGCTGTTTACTCTTCCCAAGTTCCATTGTATTGGCATTAGAAATGATGGATGTCTCAAACAGAGCTCCATATACAAGAGTACTAGCGAATCATTTACTAACCATTCccttaagtttttttttatgaGGTTACACTTCAACTGGCACAGAAAGAAATGATCTGAGATGGAAAGTTTATTTGTGCAATTTTATTAGCGGAAAGAGTGTTTTTGGTCAGATCTCTGCTCTCCCTTGGTTGTGTTTGCATTGTTATTGTTGGTATTATTTTTTGGGTGCGAAAGTGGATAATTAATGTTAAACAAGTAGCTCAATCTTTGCAGTCTGGAACATCCGTAAGCCCCTACAGTCATACATCCATCCTCGTTATGGCAGCATCTGGGATCGTACCAAAAATTTCATGTAGTTGGCAAATCAAATTGGCATCAAGAACTACAATTTGTATGTATATATCTTTTTGTTGTGGTTATGCTAATAATTGCTACGATGAATATGTGGAGTGTGGAAAGCATGCCTTCCCCAGCTTCAAGGAGGATGTAGGGTTGGTATGCTACGCCAAAGCTTTGTTGAcagattttgagaaaacaaatgACCTTTGCCTTTAGCAATCATCCGGATCTCCAGACATTGCAGTCAGAAATGCCATTTACTACTCCAATGAGTAATGCACTGCGGTTTGCCATTGCATCCCCCTCGCGAGATTTGGAGAGTTCTCAGTCACAG
This window encodes:
- the LOC113701140 gene encoding protein SCO1 homolog 2, mitochondrial isoform X1, producing MSMSRVIFPSLRNRSAASFNTLKRFIPCKSFHSGRCLQSAKSANSPPLLPPKTTTSHSWRPYIVPGAVLAGVGGLAFFLHYNDERRAIPKGQGEKFERSSIEGPIIGGPFSLIDTEGQVVTEKKLLGNWVLLYFDYTSSPDVGPAEVQKMAKAIDILDSKQNLRVLPIFVTLDPQRDTPSQLHAYLREFDQRIVGLTGPVAAIRQMAQEYRVYFRKVDEEADDYLVESSHNMYLLNPKMQVVKCFGVEYNAEELSEAIFKELKKTIT
- the LOC113701140 gene encoding protein SCO1 homolog 2, mitochondrial isoform X2, giving the protein MFAISKERKLSSFIASKNHDLSFLETLYSFCLLQPGAVLAGVGGLAFFLHYNDERRAIPKGQGEKFERSSIEGPIIGGPFSLIDTEGQVVTEKKLLGNWVLLYFDYTSSPDVGPAEVQKMAKAIDILDSKQNLRVLPIFVTLDPQRDTPSQLHAYLREFDQRIVGLTGPVAAIRQMAQEYRVYFRKVDEEADDYLVESSHNMYLLNPKMQVVKCFGVEYNAEELSEAIFKELKKTIT